One part of the Dermacentor silvarum isolate Dsil-2018 chromosome 6, BIME_Dsil_1.4, whole genome shotgun sequence genome encodes these proteins:
- the LOC125946304 gene encoding LOW QUALITY PROTEIN: uncharacterized protein LOC125946304 (The sequence of the model RefSeq protein was modified relative to this genomic sequence to represent the inferred CDS: deleted 2 bases in 1 codon), with protein sequence MAHSMLPSFPFFDARATDANNVGTEWLKWVKRFENFIVACGITADARKTALLLHYVGEEVYDIYCSLPDSPAAATASTVSSTDGSSNATPLYTAARKKLDGYFAPRVNPTFEIYRFRQAKQMENESLDAFYARLRQLVKHCAFADAETEIKNQILLSTVSTRLRRYAMQHDLDLQGILKQGRLFEEVEHNISVIEQERQQYKENSASASTLAVNSKRTSRPHQPKYHGKAPSRPCEPPRHQRTDATCYNCGKSWPHSEGRSSCPALGKQCNACHKTGHFASVCRSTRKTVHAIVRESSPDSDEHVFMTSSHCRPITASPQVDLKLDGETVRFTIDTGATVSVIGSNSLKKRLSTESLSKTSKKVFAYGTNSPLRLLGKLDVLITYKNSSSHETVYVVSGDCTPLLSFSAASRLGLVQITYSVGEVPNRLDPRVAYPDLFKGVGCLKDFQVHLHVDPLVQPVAQPHRRIPFSMRRPLEEELQRLQSLDIIEKTEGPTPWVSPIVAVPKPHDPEHIRMCVDMRCANQAIQRERHVTPTVDDILVALNGSILFSDLKDGYHQLELDASSRVITTFSTHAGLFRYKRLNFGINSAAEVFQDTIRQVLTNITNVLNVSDDILVYGKTEKEHDEALKATLECLLASGLTLNVKKCKFYQQELTFFGHVFSSKGVQPDPTKVSAVIGASPPTSASEVKSLLGLVNYCGRFIPNLAHLTQPLRKLTAKGEDWCWTDIQQDALDELKRKLSEATALAYFDPGKDITLIVDAAPHGLGAILTQTYGSETRVVAYGSRALSPVEARYSQIERVMLAVVWGIEHFHIYLYGTAFHLLTDHKPLVSILSNPRSLPSARLERLALRIQQYTFEVQHTSGPSNPSDYLSRHPSDGFAEFASELGFKHHRITPRWPEANGEAELFMRTLKKSILASRVSHLDWTNELQSFVLAYRSTPHGSTGKSPFELLFGRPMRNILPTLAADTQNSAHSEARQNDTQRKAYNKQYVDSRRHTSHNQLHVGQQVLCKQDRSNKFSSYYDPHPYTITKVTGSKITASRDGVSICRNSSFFKDARTVQMERNQDQPDMPDQDDAAVPSNCDPPSHRTATPGEAPPATTKTASQRYPQRTRQRPERLKDYV encoded by the exons ATGGCGCACAGCATGCTTCCCTCGTTTCCTTTCTTCGACGCGCGTGCCACTGACGCCAATAACGTCGGCACCGAATGGTTGAAGTGGGTGAAACGCTTCGAAAACTTCATTGTA GCCTGCGGCATCACAGCCGACGCCCGGAAGACGGCCCTACTACTACACTACGTTGGTGAAGAAGTTTATGACATTTACTGTTCGCTACCTGATTCTCCCGCAGCCGCAACTGCGTCTACCGTTTCAAGCACCGATGGctccagcaacgcaacgcctctcTACACCGCAGCACGCAAGAAGCTCGATGGCTATTTTGCACCCCGAGTGAACCCTACCTTCGAGATTTACCGCTTCCGTCAAGCCAAGCAAATGGAAAACGAATCACTCGACGCGTTCTACGCCAGACTACGACAGCTAGTtaagcactgtgctttcgccgatgCCGAAACCGAAATCAAGAATCAAATCCTCCTGTCTACAGTGTCAACCCGTCTACGCCGGTATGCCATGCAGCATGACCTCGACTTGCAAGGAATTCTCAAACAAGGCAGGTTGTTTGAAGAGGTCGAGCACAACATCTCTGTGATCGAGCAAGAACGTCAGCAGTACAAAGAAAACTCAGCGTCAGCGTCTACACTTGCAGTGAACTCCAAGCGCAcctcgcgacctcatcaaccgAAGTACCACGGGAAAGCGCCATCACGGCCTTGCGAGCCTCCGCGCCATCAAAGGACAGACGCAACATGCTACAACTGTGGAAAATCATGGCCTCATAGTGAGGGACGCTCCAGTTGCCCCGCTCTTGGCAAACAGTGTAATGCTTGTCACAAAACTGGACACTTTGCTAGTGTGTGTCGTTCAACACGCAAAACCGTGCATGCAATCGTGCGGGAAAGCAGCCCTGACAGTGATGAACACGTCTTCATGACTTCCTCTCACTGTCGCCCAATCACGGCCTCTCCCCAGGTGGATCTGAAACTCGATGGTGAGACCGTCCGTTTTACCATTGACACTGGTGCTACCGTGTCTGTCATCGGTTCGAATAGCTTGAAAAAGCGTTTGAGCACGGAATCGCTGTCCAAGACGTCCAAGAAAGTATTTGCTTATGGAACAAATTCTCCTTTACGGCTACTCGGAAAGTTAGACGTTCTCATCACCTACAAGAACAGCAGCAGCCATGAAACTGTCTACGTTGTGTCCGGAGACTGTACCCCACTACTTAGCTTCTCTGCAGCTTCCCGTCTAGGACTAGTTCAGATCACGTACAGTGTGGGAGAGGTGCCAAACAGACTGGATCCGAGAGTGGCCTACCCAGACCTTTTCAAGGGAGTGGGCTGTCTGAAGGACTTCCAAGTACACCTCCATGTTGACCCCCTTGTTCAACCAGTAGCACAACCTCACAGACGCATCCCCTTCTCCATGCGAAGGCCACTGGAAGAAGAGCTTCAAAGGCTACAGTCCCTCGACATAATTGAAAAGACTGAAGGACCAACCCCTTGGGTATCTCCAATCGTGGCAGTACCGAAACCACATGACCCCGAGCATATTCGAATGTGTGTCGACATGCGCTGTGCTAACCAAGCCATCCAGCGTGAGAGACATGTCACACCGACAGTGGACGACATCCTTGTTGCTTTGAATGGATCCATCTTATTCTCTGATCTGAAAGATGGATACCACCAATTAGAACTTGATGCATCATCTCGTGTGATCACCACATTCTCTACACATGCTGGACTCTTCCGATACAAGAGACTCAACTTCGGAATCAACTCAGCAGCCGAAGTGTTCCAGGACACCATCCGTCAGGTTCTAACCAACATCACCAATGTGCTCAACGTAAGCGATGACATATTGGTGTATGGAAAGACTGAGAAAGAGCATGATGAAGCTTTGAAGGCGACACTGGAATGTCTACTTGCAAGTGGCCTCACATTGAACGTCAAGaaatgcaaattctaccaacagGAACTTACCTTTTTCGGGCATGTGTTCTCAAGCAAAGGTGTACAACCAGACCCCACTAAGGTGTCTGCAGTAATCGGTGCCTCACCACCCACCAGTGCCAGTGAAGTGAAATCTCTCCTTGGTCTTGTTAACTACTGTGGTCGTTTCATACCGAATCTGGCCCACCTCACCCAACCACTCAGGAAACTCACAGCCAAAGGAGAGGACTGGTGCTGGACAGACATACAGCAAGATGCCCTGGACGAACTGAAGAGAAAGCTTTCCGAGGCCACAGCTCTTGCCTACTTTGACCCAGGAAAGGACATCACACTCATTGTAGATGCTGCTCCTCATGGCCTAGGTGCCATTCTCACGCAGACATACGGAAGCGAAACCAGGGTGGTAGCATATGGGAGTCGTGCCCTTTCTCCTGTGGAGGCACGCTACTCTCAAATTGAAAGGGTAATGCTGGCTGTAGTCTGGGGAATTGAGCACTTTCACATCTACCTGTATGGGACAGCATTCCACCTACTAACGGACCACAAGCCATTGGTCAGTATTCTCAGCAACCCCCGCTCCCTGCCTTCAGCACGGCTAGAGCGTTTGGCACTTCGAATTCAACAATACACCTTTGAAGTGCAACACACTAGTGGTCCAAGCAACCCATCTGACTACTTGTCCCGCCACCCA AGTGATGGTTTTGCAGAGTTTGCTAGCGAGCTTGGATTCAAGCATCACCGCATCACTCCACGGTGGCCAGAGGCTAACGGGGAAGCCGAACTATTCATGCGCACCCTCAAGAAGTCGATACTCGCAAGTCGTGTCAGCCACTTGGATTGGACCAATGAGCTTCAGTCATTCGTACTGGCTTACAGGTCCACACCCCATGGTTCCACAGGAAAGTCTCCGTTTGAACTTCTATTTGGGAGACCCATGAGGAATATTCTACCGACACTTGCTGCTGATACTCAGAACTCAGCTCACTCTGAGGCGAGACAGAATGACACCCAAAGAAAAGCATACAACAAGCAGTACGTCGATTCTCGGAGACACACCAGTCACAACCAGCTGCATGTTGGACAACAAGTCCTCTGCAAACAAGACAGGTCAAACAAGTTCTCGTCTTACTATGACCCCCATCCATAcacaatcaccaaagttactgGCTCCAAAATCACAGCGTCCAGAGATGGAGTGTCGATTTGTCGCAACTCTAGCTTCTTCAAAGATGCGAGGACAGTTCAAATGGAACGAAACCAGGACCAGCCCGACATGCCAGATCAGGACGATGCAGCTGTGCCAAGTAACTGTGACCCTCCAAGCCACCGCACAGCTACTCCTGGTGAAGCTCCACCAGCAACTACCAAGACCGCCTCACAGCGGTACCCCCAACGAACAAGGCAACGACCTGAGCGCCTGAAAGACTATGTgtga